In Spiroplasma chinense, the DNA window CAATAAGTTAAAATCTATTTCAAAAGGTTATGCTTCATTTGATTATGAATTAATAGGTTATAAATCTTCAAAACTTGTTAAAATGGATATTTTACTAAATGGAGATATTGTTGATGCTTTATCAACAATTGTCCATAGAGACTTTGCATATCACAGAGGTAAAATTTTAACTGAAAAATTAAAAGAAATAATACCAAGACAAAATTTCGAAGTTCCAATTCAAGCTGCAATTGGTGGTAAAATAATAGCGAGAGAAACAATAAAAGCAATGCGAAAAAACGTTTTAGCCAAATGTTATGGAGGAGATATTTCACGTAAGAAAAAACTTCTTGAAAAACAAAAAGAAGGTAAAAAACGTATGAAAGCAATTGGTTCTGTCGAGGTACCTCAAGAAGCATTTATTGCTGTATTGAAACTAGATGATTAGGGGGATTTAATGTATTCTTTATCATTTCAAGTAGATTTCGGGAAAGATAACGAAGTGTTTAGAAAAGCATTACTAATAAGGGAAGAAATATTTGTTAAAGAACAAAAAATAAATATTGAAGATGAATTTGATGAATATGACGATGAGAGTTTTCATGTAATTGGTTCAACAAAGGATGGTGTAGTAATTTGTTGTGCAAGAATTATTAAAAAAAATAATAGATGATATTTTGGAAGAATTGCTGTTAATTTACACTATAGAGAAGTGGGCTATGCTTCGAAATTATTAAAGTTTTTAGAAGATTACTTACTAAATACTTTAGGAATAAATACAGTGTATTTAGATGCTCAATTTCCAGTGGTCTATTTTTATGAAAAAATGGGATACATTTTGATCCCAGATGAAGAAGTCAAAGCAGTTATACCTTGTAGGTTGATGTTTAAAGAACTTTGATAATACAAAGAAGTCGAAAGCTACAAACGCTATTAAAGCGTTTTTTATTTACACTTTAATTGTAAATTGGATATTAATTTGGCATTTAAAAAGATATAATAATAAATATAGAGTGGAGGGGTATAATGAGAAAACTTAGAACCTGAAGATTTTTATTAATGTCAATTATTACTTGTTTATGTTTATTTGTTATACCATTTACTTCATTTTCAATGGAAAACGATAAACTAAAATTAATATTTGGAACTGACAATTTAGGACCAATTACTTGAATTATAATGTCTATATCATTAGGTTATATAGGAAGTGGTTTTTTAGCTAATGGGCTAAAAAACACTCCAGGAAGAGCTTTTGGTATGATAAATACTTTAATTGGATTTTCTCTAATTGTTGTGTTATCACTTTATGCATTCATAAACATGCATAACCCAACAGAATCAAAATTAGCATCAATTATACCAACAATTACCTTTGTTTCTATTGATGCTGTTATTTCAATAGTTCATATTTCAATTAATAATAGACCTGCAACAGTTACTCAAGTTGTTCAACAAGTTGTTGGACAAGCACAAGTTGAAGCAAATGATGGTTCAATTAATATGAACTCAGTTCAATTACAAGATGCAAATGAATTGAAAGTTAAAATTCAAAACATGCAATCTGGATTGACAAAAAGTTATGATGAAGCAATTGATGAAATAGAAAAAACTGGTTACTTAAATGGTTTAGAAATTGGAGAATTATCATTTGTTGATGATAATCCTAAAATAGTACCAGTTGAAATAGCACAAGATTATTCACAACCACAACCAAAACAAGAATCACAACGTGAATACGAAGAACCTAAGTTCTATAATTCAAGAAGAATTGAAGACGATGTATTGGCAAATTATCAACCAGATGATGATTATGAAAGTATTAATTCAACAGCATTATCAAGAAGAGATGACAGAAATGATGGTTACAAATATCTTTCAAGAAGATTAAATGACGATAAAGATGCTCACTAAGAATTTGGCAATATGCTAAATTCTTTTTTTATAAAATGGTAAAATTACATAAGTTAGAGGTACAAAATGGCAAAAAAGGAAAAATTACCCAAAAAAGAAAAACAACCTAAAGGTGATAAACAAGGTTTGGGAAAGAAAATAAAAGATAACCTAAAATTAAGAAACTTTAAAGCATCAAGTTTATTTCTTAATATTTTTGTTATTGCTTTTAGAGTTGCAGCATATGCTTTTTGAATAATTGCTCCAGTTTTATTGGCTTTTGCACTTGTATATGATCAAGGGGCAAGAAACTTTTACGGTTACATTTTACTTTCTATTTTTGGTAAAACAGAAAAAATTGATGGTGAATATATTGCAACAAAAGATAATAGTTTTGTAAATACAACAGTGTACATAACAGCACCAATTCTTTGATTGATATTGGTAATTTTGATTTATGCTTTTGTAACAAGACCAATTATGAAAAAAACATTATGAAGACAAAGAATGTATCTTTCAATTAACCTATATTTTTGAGCGATTTTATTTTGAGTTTTACTATATATGATTTGAATTCTTTTACCAAATTTACCTGGTGATACAAATGTTGACGAAAATGGATATATTAATCCTAAAGACGCCTTTTACTCTGCTGCTTTAAAAACTTTTACACCTTTTTCTGGATGATCTATTGTTTATCAAGTTTTTTGTTTATGTATTATAATTTTTGCAACTTTTGCAGCAATTGAAGCTAGTTTAATAAGAAAACTTAAACTAGACTTTGATTCATTCTATAAACCTGAATTTAATGAAAGATCACTTGTAAATCAAGTAATTGAAGGAAGATTACAATTTGGAGAAACAGATCCAGGTGATTTAAAAGCTGAAATTAAAAAACTTAGAAATGATTTAGATATGGAAAGAAAAGAAAGAAAAATGAAAGAATTAGAACGTATAGAATACGAAGCAAAACAAAAAAAAGAGGCAAAGAAAAATGCTAAAAATAAGAAAAAAAATAAGTTATAAATCTAAACCAATAGAATATGACCTAATTCTTAGAGAAGAACAAAGATATATAAGACTTAAAATAGTTGAGGATAATATTGTGGTTTCTGCCCCAACTCAAGCTCAAGATTGAGAAATAGAGCAGTTAATTTACAAAAATATAAATAAAATAATAAAAGTAATAGAGTTTAGAGAAAAATATAAAAAAGTTGAAATAGGAAACCCTGGTTTTATTAAGATTTTTGACGAAAAACAAGAAGTTTTTTTCAAACAAGAAATTGATAAAAACAATAAGTTTGAATATAAAATTTATGAAAATGATTTAGAAACTATTAAACATATGTATAAGAAAATAGCTATTGTTTATGAAAAAGAGTTTGTAAAAAGAGTTAATTTTTGAAAAGAAAAAATGGACTTAGACTTTAAAAATCTTACTATTAAAGAAATGAAGGGTAAATGAGGTATTTGTTACCCTAAAAAATCTAGAATAGTTTTAAATACTAGATTAATACATTATCCTGAAAATGCAATGAATTATGTAATTGTTCATGAACTAAGTCACTTAGTTCATGAGAATCATTCAAAGGATTTTTGGTATCATGTCCAAAAATACCTTCCAGAATACAAAAGTTTTGGTGATTTATTAAAACTATCAATTTAATAAAGTATAATAACTTTAATAAGGAGTTTTTTTATGGGCTGAAAAAAAGAATATAAAAAATTTCAAAAAGAACAACAAAAAAAGGCATCAATTTTTGATTACTCTGATGGTGAATCTAGTTTCATTGAATGAGTAAGATCTAATGAGGATGTCAATTTTTGAACGGCTGATAATCTATTATTTATGGTGGGCAAATACAACGATGACACAAAAGAATTGTTATCTGTTCAACAATTACCAGATAAATTAGATAATGGTTTTGTGTGAGAGTTTGAGAATATTAATTTAAAAGAAACTTTTTCTTCTTATCCTTGTGTAAGTTATTTTAAAAATACTTATGATTATTTAAGTTTAAAAAAGGATAGTTATGTTGCAACTTTAATTATTACAGCTCTATCAAAATTTACATATTATACAACAGAAAAGTTTTGAAAAGTATTTAATAGATATTTTTCAAATAAAAACATTAACGACTTTCCTTTGCTAAGAATTTTTGAAGTAATGCAGAGGACTTCAATTGATGCAATTGAGGGAATTATTCAAAAAGCTTTAATGTTAGTTGAAGGAATAGAGGTAGTACCCTATAAACAACATTTATTAGTTGAAGAACTAGTAGACTTAGGGGATGAATTTACTTATCACTGAAGTAGAATGTTAGACCAAGTAGTTGACTTAACATTTGATACATATAGATTTGAAGAAGAATATGGTCAAACTTTTACTGGAAGTTATACAAATTATTCTGAAAACGACCCTGAAGAAGACTTTGAAGATTTCTTTGAAAAAACAAAAACATTGGTTTTCAATGATGAAGTGAATGATGCTTTCTCTTATTTTGGGCTTACAAAAATGGACTCACCTACAGAATTTAAAAAGGTGTATAGAAAACTTGCAAAAGTATTCCATCCAGATGTAAACCCAAATATTGAAGCTGCAAATGAAATGAAAAAAATTAACATGTTTAAAACCATTATTGAACAATATTATGATAAATACGAAATAACATAAGGAGAGATTATTATGCAAAAACAAATATGAAATAATTTGCTTGATTCTTCAAATAAGTTGGTAAAGAACTTTGAAAAAGCAAAAATAATAAATGTTTTAAAGGATTTTAGTCAAAATTTAGTAGAATTTAGTGAAGTGTATTCTTCTAACAGAGAAGAGTTTTACAAGTTTATAGCTCAAAATTACAATAATTTCTTCGTACAAAGTACAAATATTATTTCAAGTACTGATTCAGTTGCAGTTATTATGCAACTGAATGAAGGAATAAATGATTATATAATTCTTATTAATTTATTTAGACAAATGATAGTTACTTTAGATTCACTTTCAAGTGAATATTGATTAAAACTTGTAGATTTGAATAAAAAAGAAAACCCAGATTTTGCACCATACTTAATTAAAAAAGCAAATAGTTCAAGATTTGAAAAAACAGATGAAGAACTTGAAGAAATTAAAGTAGAATCTAAACAGTATGGTTTTAAACCTGATCAATATTTTGAAAAAGTATTAAATAAAGAATTATGAAGTGAAGTTAAAAAATTAGAAGAAACAATTCTTTCAAAACCTGATGGGGATTTTGAATATTTTAAAGAGTTGCTTTCTCAAAGAGAAGAACTTGCAGATGATATGATAATAAATCTTTGAGCAGTTCTTGCAATTAATATAAGTTATTTAGATTATTTAAATAATTTAACGAAAGGATAATAAAATGAAATTTAAATCTTGAGATCATTATGGACAAATTGCTAACGAAATAATCACAAATGAAGTCTTTGTTTTGTTGTCTTTATTTGGTCAAGATAATAACTATTTAAAAGCAATTGAAAAAAGATGATTTGATAAAAGAGATTTAAACGACTTTAGATTTTATATTGAAGATGCTTTTGATGAAATAGAGGTCAAAAAAAAGCCAGAAGTAGATAGAGATAGTTTAAGTTGTTTGTTAAGGCTTATGGCAATTTGTGATACTGTTGTAGAATACGAATCACTTTATGATATTTCTAAAAGTTACTATGATGATATTTCACCAAAAGTGGTTTTAGATTTAAGATTATATGATTACGCTTTTAAACAATATTTAGAAGGGCAATCAAGTTCATTTTTAACAGAATGTAAAGAATTTCAAGTAAATATTAGATATAAGAATGTAATGGAAGAAATAGTTTATGCTTTAAATAAATTAATTGAAAGCAAGGATTTCAATTACATTAAAAGAAAAGCTTATGAAGTAAATGATTTAATTAGTGAAATTTTAGATTTACTTGAAGATAATTCAAATTCAACATCAGAATATTTTGAAGAAAATGAAGTGGTTTTATATAATTTTGCTATTTATTATTCTACAAGATTCTACTTTGGTTTACTTTTAAGAGAAAAAATCATTACAGAAGAAGAAAGAGTTACAAATTCTATAATTGAAGAAAACAAACCTTTAATTGAAGAAGATGAAATGAGGATAAGCGAAACAAAAA includes these proteins:
- a CDS encoding M48 family metallopeptidase; this encodes MLKIRKKISYKSKPIEYDLILREEQRYIRLKIVEDNIVVSAPTQAQDWEIEQLIYKNINKIIKVIEFREKYKKVEIGNPGFIKIFDEKQEVFFKQEIDKNNKFEYKIYENDLETIKHMYKKIAIVYEKEFVKRVNFWKEKMDLDFKNLTIKEMKGKWGICYPKKSRIVLNTRLIHYPENAMNYVIVHELSHLVHENHSKDFWYHVQKYLPEYKSFGDLLKLSI
- a CDS encoding DnaJ domain-containing protein, translating into MGWKKEYKKFQKEQQKKASIFDYSDGESSFIEWVRSNEDVNFWTADNLLFMVGKYNDDTKELLSVQQLPDKLDNGFVWEFENINLKETFSSYPCVSYFKNTYDYLSLKKDSYVATLIITALSKFTYYTTEKFWKVFNRYFSNKNINDFPLLRIFEVMQRTSIDAIEGIIQKALMLVEGIEVVPYKQHLLVEELVDLGDEFTYHWSRMLDQVVDLTFDTYRFEEEYGQTFTGSYTNYSENDPEEDFEDFFEKTKTLVFNDEVNDAFSYFGLTKMDSPTEFKKVYRKLAKVFHPDVNPNIEAANEMKKINMFKTIIEQYYDKYEIT
- a CDS encoding GNAT family N-acetyltransferase; the encoded protein is MYSLSFQVDFGKDNEVFRKALLIREEIFVKEQKINIEDEFDEYDDESFHVIGSTKDGVVICCARIIKKNNRWYFGRIAVNLHYREVGYASKLLKFLEDYLLNTLGINTVYLDAQFPVVYFYEKMGYILIPDEEVKAVIPCRLMFKELW